A window of the Aeromicrobium phoceense genome harbors these coding sequences:
- a CDS encoding rhamnan synthesis F family protein, whose translation MTADDLAALETMSERGRLQAETAAVAPYFDEAYYALSLPELPDTVTDLLEHFCTTGWKQLRKPNADFDVWWYWANHLDPAEETINPLVHYALVGRDAGLSTRPATTAAGPGAVLPTDRPVRRATLFAGFDTEGVVDEAALLLLRELARFSDVFCLFDGYLPDAELAKLREVAHDAWAIRHGAYDFGSYAMLASELVGWERLEQNDEVLFVNDSSYLVRPLDAVFGRMDAQACDWWGLQATKGIAMTRDVPENAFPDPIPLDTVREELLDRFEESVTYDFLVGSYFLAFRRPVLDSPVFRKLVESVTAQRSKRLVIQKYEIGLTHLLIGHGHRFSTFVPHLYPFHPIFTPWAFHMIGEGFPVLKRFLLYQNHYDVPEISRWKERLLEVAPDAPVEVFEENLLRTAPDDLLQRSFSIHTGPDGEVVVPTPMTPRQFKKADTAAPRRPDRWVFVVDPATGELPDNSRAILDLVGDDPEIEKIVLTRSARLDVPGRNVTRLPQRSPQGREALLGAGVILVKERPYRTLGLAGLPERHVVVAVREGLSLSATARMLKPADHPGDVHPSDTGPLEMLHQIPRQAISGVLTASAVDRSATLAAHWPARFTEAWLTGIPAHDHLVAEVPPAEVAAQEQGVRDLLRGRRLVLLATTRRSSTGSAKPYPYSPREIDALVTWAESNDAVWGIRDLRGDLERAYLRRFAGSALDLSAQRFGRTQAVLRATDLLVTDHDGIGLDFMATGRPVVSFAHDLDDVADSLLFDLEHLFPGPVCRDFDSFHAALSHALDSTEPSRRYRRTRDLLIDHLDGRSTERAVERLRLELEGGAA comes from the coding sequence GTGACCGCCGACGACCTGGCCGCGCTCGAGACGATGTCCGAACGCGGCAGACTCCAGGCCGAGACGGCCGCCGTCGCCCCGTACTTCGACGAGGCGTACTACGCGCTCTCCCTGCCCGAGCTGCCCGACACCGTCACCGACCTGCTCGAGCACTTCTGCACCACGGGATGGAAGCAGCTGCGCAAGCCGAACGCCGACTTCGACGTGTGGTGGTACTGGGCCAACCACCTCGACCCGGCCGAGGAGACGATCAACCCCCTCGTCCACTACGCGCTCGTCGGTCGTGATGCGGGACTGTCCACCCGGCCGGCGACCACCGCCGCGGGCCCCGGTGCGGTGCTGCCCACCGACCGGCCGGTGCGCCGCGCGACCCTCTTCGCCGGCTTCGACACCGAGGGGGTCGTCGACGAGGCGGCCCTGCTCCTGCTGCGCGAGCTGGCCCGGTTCAGCGACGTCTTCTGCCTCTTCGACGGGTACCTCCCCGACGCCGAGCTGGCCAAGCTGCGCGAGGTCGCGCACGACGCCTGGGCGATCCGCCACGGCGCCTACGACTTCGGCTCCTACGCGATGCTCGCCAGCGAGCTCGTCGGCTGGGAGCGGCTCGAGCAGAACGACGAGGTCCTGTTCGTCAACGACTCGTCCTACCTGGTGCGGCCGCTCGACGCGGTGTTCGGGCGGATGGACGCCCAGGCGTGCGACTGGTGGGGCCTGCAGGCCACGAAGGGCATCGCGATGACGCGCGACGTCCCCGAGAACGCGTTCCCCGACCCGATCCCGCTCGACACGGTGCGCGAGGAGCTGCTCGACCGGTTCGAGGAATCCGTGACGTACGACTTCCTCGTCGGCTCCTACTTCCTGGCCTTCCGGCGTCCCGTGCTCGACAGCCCGGTCTTCCGCAAGCTCGTCGAGAGCGTCACCGCGCAGCGCTCGAAGCGCCTGGTGATCCAGAAGTACGAGATCGGGCTGACCCACCTGCTGATCGGCCACGGCCACCGCTTCTCGACGTTCGTGCCGCACCTCTATCCCTTCCACCCGATCTTCACGCCGTGGGCGTTCCACATGATCGGTGAGGGGTTCCCCGTCCTGAAGCGGTTCCTGCTGTACCAGAACCACTACGACGTGCCCGAGATCTCGCGGTGGAAGGAGCGGCTCCTGGAGGTCGCGCCCGACGCTCCCGTGGAGGTGTTCGAGGAGAACCTGCTCCGCACGGCTCCCGACGACCTGCTGCAGCGCAGCTTCTCGATCCACACCGGCCCCGACGGCGAGGTCGTCGTGCCCACGCCGATGACGCCCCGCCAGTTCAAGAAGGCCGACACCGCGGCGCCGCGCCGGCCCGACCGCTGGGTGTTCGTCGTCGACCCCGCCACGGGCGAGCTGCCCGACAACAGCCGCGCGATCCTCGACCTCGTCGGCGACGACCCCGAGATCGAGAAGATCGTCCTCACGCGGTCCGCGCGCCTCGACGTGCCCGGTCGCAACGTGACCCGGCTCCCCCAGCGCAGCCCGCAGGGACGCGAGGCGCTGCTGGGCGCCGGCGTCATCCTGGTGAAGGAGCGGCCCTACCGCACGCTCGGCCTCGCGGGTCTGCCCGAGCGCCACGTCGTCGTCGCGGTGCGCGAGGGACTGTCGCTCTCGGCCACCGCCCGGATGCTCAAGCCGGCCGACCACCCGGGCGACGTCCACCCCTCCGACACCGGGCCGCTCGAGATGCTGCACCAGATCCCGCGCCAGGCGATCAGCGGAGTGCTGACCGCGTCGGCCGTCGACCGATCGGCCACACTCGCGGCCCACTGGCCCGCGCGGTTCACCGAGGCCTGGCTGACCGGCATCCCGGCCCACGACCATCTCGTCGCCGAGGTGCCTCCGGCCGAGGTCGCCGCCCAGGAGCAGGGCGTCCGTGACCTCCTGCGCGGACGCCGCCTCGTGCTGCTGGCCACGACGCGCCGGTCCTCCACGGGGTCGGCGAAGCCGTACCCGTACTCCCCGCGCGAGATCGACGCGCTCGTCACGTGGGCGGAGTCGAACGACGCCGTGTGGGGGATCCGCGACCTCCGGGGCGACCTCGAGCGCGCCTACCTGCGGAGGTTCGCCGGATCGGCGCTCGACCTGTCGGCGCAGCGGTTCGGCCGCACCCAGGCCGTGCTGCGCGCCACCGACCTCCTGGTCACCGACCACGACGGCATCGGGCTCGACTTCATGGCCACCGGCCGTCCCGTCGTCAGCTTCGCCCACGACCTCGACGACGTGGCCGACTCGCTGCTGTTCGACCTCGAGCACCTGTTCCCCGGACCCGTCTGCCGCGACTTCGACTCCTTCCACGCGGCGCTCTCGCACGCCCTCGACTCGACCGAGCCCTCGCGGCGCTACCGGCGCACCCGCGACCTGCTGATCGACCACCTCGACGGACGCAGCACGGAGCGGGCCGTCGAGCGCCTGCGCCTCGAGCTCGAGGGGGGTGCCGCATGA
- a CDS encoding CDP-glycerol glycerophosphotransferase family protein, which yields MTHDEFALAWVAFAARWDAARSESAEAAQALLDEVLSSGLSPAPDTAAPASEPVVLACEIALVKRAKALDVKAYRRSQSVVRAAQTGPYKHYCGTGWKQLVNPRIDFDLWWYWNEHLDPTREDVNPLVHHLVSGRHQGLPTLPPAHDVRPPTTFEPGQAVRRVCLFVGYDPDGIVDDHVVAYVTELSRHADVYYLADSTMAPGELEKLADVTRGAWAIRHGRYDFGSWSMLAQDLVGWDVLETYDEVVFANDSAYLVRPLDEVFARMDATPGDWWGLHATKRPYSRDHGDDTPLPLAEAKERWRVANEIDPLDHLHLSSYFLVFRRPVVADPGFRARIDSVRRQAKKPLVILKYEIGLSRYLLTHGFDFATIVDGLYPYLPAYTADYWDVVAQGFPLLKRNLISENPRRTPDLAGWKERILDLVPGADVESFERNLLRVSADDQLRHSLSITTRPDGTVDYHEPWAWARFRTEDRWAPKFDHWWAFPVCAYSHTLSGNERALFDEVAHDPSIKKIILTRSRRIDLPGQNVVTVPLMSREGQHHLVRSRQIFVKHGPRINGHWPVSPITHNFVNLWHGIPLKRFGSAMIDPPPELERAEGREHAATRAVVTSSRLDSLTMRSAFWPLAHADMWPTGLPRNDYIRCEPERLPADLAESVRRLEEDTQGRRLVLFLPTFKDAQDEAYYRFSPEELAWLQDWMYRHDAVLGVREHMADSAKTYWHQLAPLGAIDVSSRRYPDLEVLYRSADGLVSDYSSCLVDFMLTGRPMASFAYDLDRYAQQERGLFYDLSQVLPGPVCETFDDLAAALDGFFDPLTPDQEEDYAWRRRLFFDHVDDRASARVVARVKSLYGS from the coding sequence ATGACGCACGACGAGTTCGCCCTGGCCTGGGTCGCCTTCGCCGCGCGGTGGGACGCGGCCCGGAGCGAGTCCGCCGAGGCCGCGCAGGCACTGCTCGACGAGGTGCTGTCCTCGGGACTGTCGCCGGCCCCGGACACGGCCGCGCCCGCCTCTGAGCCAGTCGTGCTGGCCTGCGAGATCGCCCTCGTCAAGCGCGCGAAGGCGCTCGACGTCAAGGCCTACCGGCGCTCGCAGTCAGTGGTGCGGGCCGCCCAGACCGGACCTTACAAGCACTACTGCGGCACCGGCTGGAAGCAGCTGGTCAACCCGCGGATCGACTTCGACCTGTGGTGGTACTGGAACGAGCACCTCGACCCGACGCGCGAGGACGTCAACCCGCTGGTGCACCACCTGGTCTCGGGGCGGCACCAGGGCCTGCCCACCCTGCCGCCCGCCCACGACGTGCGACCGCCCACGACGTTCGAGCCCGGCCAGGCGGTCCGGCGGGTCTGCCTCTTCGTGGGCTACGACCCCGACGGCATCGTCGACGACCACGTCGTCGCCTACGTCACCGAGCTGTCGCGGCACGCCGACGTCTACTACCTGGCCGACTCCACGATGGCGCCCGGCGAGCTGGAGAAGCTGGCCGACGTGACCCGTGGGGCCTGGGCCATCCGGCACGGCCGCTACGACTTCGGCTCGTGGTCGATGCTCGCCCAGGACCTCGTCGGCTGGGACGTCCTCGAGACGTACGACGAGGTCGTGTTCGCGAACGACAGCGCCTACCTGGTGCGGCCCCTCGACGAGGTGTTCGCGCGGATGGACGCCACCCCCGGCGACTGGTGGGGCCTGCACGCCACGAAGCGGCCCTACTCCCGCGACCACGGCGACGACACTCCCCTGCCGCTGGCGGAGGCGAAGGAGCGCTGGCGCGTCGCCAACGAGATCGACCCGCTCGACCACCTGCACCTGAGCTCGTACTTCCTCGTCTTCCGCCGCCCGGTCGTCGCCGACCCGGGGTTCCGCGCGCGGATCGACTCGGTCCGACGCCAGGCGAAGAAGCCGTTGGTCATCCTCAAGTACGAGATCGGCCTGAGCCGGTACCTGCTGACCCACGGCTTCGACTTCGCGACGATCGTCGACGGCCTCTACCCCTACCTGCCGGCCTACACGGCCGACTACTGGGACGTCGTCGCCCAGGGGTTCCCGCTGCTCAAGCGCAACCTGATCTCGGAGAACCCGCGGCGCACGCCCGATCTCGCCGGCTGGAAGGAGCGGATCCTCGACCTCGTTCCGGGCGCCGACGTCGAGTCCTTCGAGCGCAACCTGCTCCGGGTCAGCGCGGACGACCAGCTGCGGCACAGCCTCTCGATCACGACCCGCCCCGACGGCACCGTCGACTACCACGAGCCCTGGGCGTGGGCGCGCTTCCGCACCGAGGACCGCTGGGCGCCCAAGTTCGACCACTGGTGGGCGTTCCCCGTGTGCGCGTACTCCCACACGCTCTCGGGCAACGAGCGAGCCCTGTTCGACGAGGTCGCCCACGACCCGTCGATCAAGAAGATCATCCTGACCCGCTCGCGCCGGATCGACCTGCCCGGCCAGAACGTCGTCACCGTCCCGCTGATGAGCCGCGAGGGCCAGCACCACCTCGTCAGGTCGCGCCAGATCTTCGTCAAGCACGGACCCCGGATCAACGGGCACTGGCCGGTCTCCCCGATCACCCACAACTTCGTCAACCTGTGGCACGGGATCCCGCTCAAGCGCTTCGGCTCGGCGATGATCGATCCGCCGCCCGAGCTGGAGCGGGCCGAGGGCCGCGAGCACGCGGCCACCCGCGCCGTGGTCACCTCCAGTCGGCTCGACTCCCTCACGATGCGGTCGGCCTTCTGGCCCCTGGCCCACGCCGACATGTGGCCCACCGGGCTGCCGCGCAACGACTACATCCGGTGCGAGCCCGAACGCCTCCCGGCCGACCTCGCCGAGTCCGTGCGCCGGCTCGAGGAGGACACGCAGGGGCGCAGGCTGGTGCTGTTCCTGCCGACCTTCAAGGACGCGCAGGACGAGGCGTACTACCGGTTCAGCCCCGAGGAGCTCGCGTGGCTCCAGGACTGGATGTACCGCCACGACGCCGTGCTCGGCGTCCGCGAGCACATGGCCGACTCGGCCAAGACCTACTGGCACCAGCTGGCGCCCCTCGGGGCCATCGACGTGTCCAGCCGGCGCTACCCCGACCTCGAGGTGCTCTACCGCAGCGCCGACGGCCTCGTCAGCGACTACTCCAGCTGCCTCGTCGACTTCATGCTGACCGGACGGCCCATGGCCAGCTTCGCGTACGACCTGGATCGCTACGCCCAGCAGGAGCGCGGGCTGTTCTATGATCTGAGCCAGGTTCTTCCCGGGCCCGTGTGCGAGACCTTCGACGACCTCGCCGCAGCGCTCGACGGCTTCTTCGATCCGCTGACGCCCGACCAGGAGGAGGACTACGCCTGGCGGCGTCGGCTCTTCTTCGACCACGTCGACGACCGGGCCTCCGCTCGTGTCGTGGCCCGGGTGAAGTCCCTTTACGGCAGCTGA
- a CDS encoding class I SAM-dependent methyltransferase: MSHYAVEIDPTNLNTSHAQVIDLLGDAHRVLDVGCWAGDLGRVLIERGCRVSGFELDAEAAAIAAEHLESVVVGDLDAAPLSGHFEAGSFDAIIFADVLEHVMDPVSVLADSARLLAPGGRIVISIPNVTHGSLRLALLQGRWRTTDTGLLDHTHIRFFSREGLLQMVADAGLVTDELRGTTADPLGVEVDVDPHALPTGVLAWIRTQPDAMVYQFQLAVRPPRAGEVPTTPELVVGKDPRWVRPGPDAEHVMTAAWRAQLVERDRIIGLETTAAVAAAETRRLQGMVKRLRAQVRELEKPAAPPAPASGALRRTAGRVRRRLRRR; encoded by the coding sequence ATGTCGCACTACGCCGTCGAGATCGACCCGACGAACCTGAACACGAGCCACGCTCAGGTGATCGATCTGCTCGGCGACGCCCACCGCGTGCTGGACGTGGGCTGCTGGGCCGGTGACCTCGGCCGCGTCCTGATCGAGCGCGGCTGCCGGGTGAGCGGTTTCGAGCTCGACGCCGAGGCCGCCGCGATCGCCGCGGAGCACCTGGAGTCGGTCGTCGTGGGCGACCTCGATGCGGCGCCCCTGAGCGGGCACTTCGAGGCGGGCTCCTTCGACGCGATCATCTTCGCCGACGTGCTCGAGCACGTCATGGACCCCGTCAGTGTGCTCGCCGACAGCGCGCGCCTGCTGGCTCCCGGCGGCCGCATCGTCATCTCGATCCCGAACGTCACCCACGGCTCGCTGCGGCTGGCGCTGCTGCAGGGCCGCTGGCGCACGACCGACACCGGCCTGCTCGACCACACCCACATCCGGTTCTTCTCCCGCGAGGGCCTGCTGCAGATGGTCGCCGACGCGGGCCTGGTGACCGACGAGCTGCGCGGCACCACGGCGGACCCGCTGGGGGTCGAGGTGGACGTGGACCCCCACGCCCTGCCGACCGGCGTGCTGGCGTGGATCCGGACCCAGCCCGATGCGATGGTCTACCAGTTCCAGCTCGCCGTCCGTCCCCCGCGCGCCGGCGAGGTGCCCACGACGCCCGAGCTGGTCGTCGGCAAGGACCCGCGCTGGGTGCGTCCGGGCCCCGATGCCGAGCACGTGATGACCGCCGCCTGGCGCGCGCAGCTGGTCGAGCGCGACCGCATCATCGGGCTCGAGACCACGGCCGCCGTGGCTGCGGCGGAGACTCGGCGGCTGCAGGGGATGGTCAAGCGCCTGCGCGCGCAGGTGCGCGAGCTGGAGAAGCCCGCGGCCCCGCCGGCACCCGCCTCCGGTGCGCTCCGGCGCACGGCAGGTCGTGTCCGGCGCCGGCTGCGACGTCGCTGA
- a CDS encoding glycosyltransferase yields MHAGDGVTTPRFSLLTTVEDASREAFDLTAASVRGQRLRDWQWVVVHGPAAASEVVDALREAAAAEPRIVTVESAAGPSAGLDAATGDFVGLLDLGDELTAQALVVVAKAVDAAGDELDVVYSDHDEPAPDGSGRRPYFKPDWSPERLLHHAYVGRLSVLRRSSLLAAGGFSPDSGPAAGLDALLRVSERGGDVRHVQRVLYRRNGGPEHEAADAVPVVQAHLDRVGIEATVTVSEAPGLLRIVRCPDVTTPTSIIIPTIGTSGEVWGAHRNLVTETVRTVAEHTRHTDLEFVIVYDRPTPEEVLEELRALRESHGLRIRLVVFTEKFNFSAKCNVGAAYAAGDVLVFLNDDMAARSDEVIETLIAPLREPGVGATGAKLFFEDGTVQHGGVRFGSGFLSDPYRTAAEDAPGELGELQVNREVTALTGACVAVRRDVFEEVGGFSERFPMNFNDVDFGLKTSRAGLRSLWLHEVSLWHFESVTRDNAVRPWEFARLENRWGRRKAVRERYSNNVR; encoded by the coding sequence GTGCATGCAGGCGATGGCGTGACGACGCCGCGGTTCTCACTTCTGACCACCGTCGAGGACGCGAGCCGTGAGGCGTTCGACCTCACGGCGGCGTCCGTACGCGGGCAGCGCCTGCGGGACTGGCAGTGGGTGGTGGTCCACGGTCCCGCGGCGGCGTCCGAGGTCGTCGACGCCCTGCGCGAGGCGGCCGCGGCCGAGCCGAGGATCGTCACGGTGGAGTCCGCGGCGGGCCCGTCCGCGGGCCTGGACGCCGCGACCGGTGACTTCGTCGGCCTGCTCGACCTCGGTGACGAGCTGACGGCCCAGGCCCTCGTGGTCGTGGCGAAGGCCGTCGACGCCGCCGGCGACGAGCTCGACGTGGTGTACAGCGACCACGACGAGCCCGCGCCCGACGGTTCCGGGCGCCGACCGTACTTCAAGCCCGACTGGTCGCCGGAACGGCTGCTGCACCACGCCTACGTGGGACGTCTCAGCGTCCTGCGTCGCAGCTCCCTCCTCGCCGCGGGCGGCTTCTCGCCCGACAGCGGACCGGCCGCCGGGCTCGACGCGCTCCTGCGGGTCAGCGAGCGCGGCGGCGACGTGCGGCACGTGCAGCGCGTCCTCTACCGCCGGAACGGGGGACCCGAGCACGAGGCCGCGGACGCCGTCCCCGTCGTGCAGGCCCACCTCGACCGCGTCGGGATCGAGGCCACCGTGACGGTGTCGGAGGCGCCGGGGCTGCTGCGCATCGTCCGCTGTCCCGACGTCACGACGCCCACCTCGATCATCATCCCGACGATCGGCACCTCGGGGGAGGTCTGGGGTGCCCACCGCAACCTCGTCACCGAGACCGTGCGCACGGTGGCCGAGCACACGCGCCACACCGACCTCGAGTTCGTGATCGTCTACGACCGTCCCACGCCGGAGGAGGTGCTCGAGGAGCTGCGCGCGCTCCGCGAGAGCCACGGCCTGCGGATCCGGCTCGTCGTCTTCACGGAGAAGTTCAACTTCAGCGCCAAGTGCAACGTCGGGGCGGCCTACGCGGCCGGTGACGTCCTCGTCTTCCTCAACGACGACATGGCGGCGCGCAGCGACGAGGTCATCGAGACGCTCATCGCCCCGCTGCGCGAGCCCGGCGTGGGCGCGACCGGTGCCAAGCTCTTCTTCGAGGACGGCACCGTGCAGCACGGCGGGGTCCGCTTCGGCAGCGGCTTCCTGTCCGATCCGTACCGCACCGCCGCCGAGGACGCCCCCGGCGAGCTGGGCGAGCTGCAGGTCAATCGCGAGGTCACGGCGCTGACGGGTGCGTGCGTGGCGGTGCGGCGCGACGTGTTCGAGGAGGTGGGCGGCTTCAGCGAGCGGTTCCCGATGAACTTCAACGACGTCGACTTCGGGCTCAAGACGAGCCGCGCCGGACTGCGGTCGCTGTGGCTGCACGAGGTCAGCCTGTGGCACTTCGAGTCCGTCACGCGCGACAACGCCGTCCGCCCGTGGGAGTTCGCGCGGCTCGAGAACCGCTGGGGACGGCGCAAGGCCGTGCGGGAGCGCTACTCCAACAACGTGCGCTGA
- a CDS encoding AMP-binding protein: MTNLAAILDDTTAKYPERTAIVFGDTRLNYAQVNGAANQVANLLVERGIKPGDKVAISIPNLPYFTIVYFGILKAGATVVPLNVLLSEREVAYHLDDSDAVAFFAFEGTPDLPIGDRAWAGFNQVEGCKEFFLIKLDSAAPEPMEAPEFYGPLVAKQSPEFTTVERDDDDTAVILYTSGTTGQPKGAELMHRNLRANAGLGPSLFGADESDPDTYLAVLPLFHIFGQSVIQNTAILFGGTIVYLPRFEPDAALALLLKEKVTFFAGVPTMYWGLLQALAQSDGGVDVEAIAANLRVAASGGAALPVDIHRQFEEKFGIVIQEGYGLSETSPVASFGVRGEPVRVGSIGRAVEGVELKLINDDWSDLAHDPEAIGEIAIKGHGIMKGYYNRPAATAEAIHGEWFRTGDLARKDDDDYFYIVDRSKDMIIRGGYNVYPRELEEVLMTHPAVSLVAVIGVPHESHGEEIKAVVVKNTDDPTTEAELREWAKGQFAQYKYPRIVEFRDALPMTATGKILKREID, from the coding sequence CAAGCCCGGCGACAAGGTCGCGATCTCGATCCCGAACCTGCCCTACTTCACGATCGTCTACTTCGGCATCCTCAAGGCCGGCGCCACGGTCGTCCCGCTCAACGTGCTGTTGTCCGAGCGTGAGGTCGCGTACCACCTCGACGACTCCGACGCGGTGGCCTTCTTCGCGTTCGAGGGCACGCCCGACCTGCCGATCGGCGACCGCGCCTGGGCCGGATTCAACCAGGTCGAGGGCTGCAAGGAGTTCTTCCTCATCAAGCTCGACTCGGCCGCGCCCGAGCCCATGGAGGCGCCGGAGTTCTACGGCCCGCTCGTGGCGAAGCAGTCGCCCGAGTTCACCACGGTCGAGCGCGACGACGACGACACCGCCGTCATCCTCTACACGTCGGGCACCACCGGCCAGCCCAAGGGCGCCGAGCTGATGCACCGCAACCTGCGCGCGAACGCCGGCCTCGGCCCGTCGCTGTTCGGCGCCGACGAGAGCGACCCCGACACCTACCTCGCCGTGCTGCCGCTGTTCCACATCTTCGGCCAGAGCGTCATCCAGAACACCGCGATCCTGTTCGGCGGCACGATCGTCTACCTGCCGCGCTTCGAGCCCGACGCCGCGCTGGCGCTGCTGCTCAAGGAGAAGGTCACCTTCTTCGCCGGCGTCCCGACGATGTACTGGGGCCTGCTGCAGGCCCTGGCGCAGTCCGACGGCGGCGTCGACGTCGAGGCGATCGCGGCGAACCTGCGCGTCGCCGCGTCCGGTGGCGCGGCGCTGCCCGTCGACATCCACCGCCAGTTCGAGGAGAAGTTCGGCATCGTCATCCAGGAGGGCTACGGCCTGTCCGAGACGTCGCCGGTCGCCTCGTTCGGCGTCCGTGGCGAGCCCGTCCGCGTGGGCTCGATCGGCCGGGCCGTCGAGGGCGTCGAGCTCAAGCTCATCAACGACGACTGGTCCGACCTGGCCCACGACCCCGAGGCGATCGGCGAGATCGCCATCAAGGGCCACGGCATCATGAAGGGCTACTACAACCGCCCCGCCGCCACCGCCGAGGCGATCCACGGCGAGTGGTTCCGCACGGGCGACCTCGCGCGCAAGGACGACGACGACTACTTCTACATCGTCGACCGCAGCAAGGACATGATCATCCGCGGCGGCTACAACGTGTACCCGCGCGAGCTGGAGGAGGTGCTGATGACGCACCCGGCGGTCTCGCTGGTCGCCGTCATCGGCGTCCCGCACGAGTCGCACGGCGAGGAGATCAAGGCGGTCGTGGTCAAGAACACCGACGATCCCACCACCGAGGCCGAGCTGCGCGAGTGGGCCAAGGGCCAGTTCGCCCAGTACAAGTACCCGCGCATCGTGGAGTTCCGCGACGCGCTGCCGATGACCGCGACGGGCAAGATCCTCAAGCGCGAGATCGACTGA